One region of Flavobacterium sp. GSB-24 genomic DNA includes:
- a CDS encoding FAD-dependent oxidoreductase: protein MQTLKEKYELVVVGGGLAGFCAAVAAARLGTKTCIIQNRPVFGGNSSSEIRVTPHGACAFHAYARETGIISELLIAERAANHEEIFENGWTNSIWDLTLYNLAQSTPNLTIKVNTDVFEVEKEGRTIKSVKGRVQNTETDILFEADTFIDASGDGIVADLAGCEFRLGSEAKSEFNEPHAPETASKDVMGSSIHFKTKYIGKECSYKAPDWAMHYEDASFFYKQGRPPKQKKGGYWWIEIGVPYNTITDNETIRHELTRHALGVWDWMKNKDPKMKEIVKEYALDWVGQVPGKRESRRIMGQYLMTEHDPQNCTVFDDEIAFGGWFIDLHTPGGLLAANSEPASNENYSTFSEYAVKSYAGPYGIPLRSLIAKDMDNLMMAGRNVSVTHAALGTVRVMNTTALMGQAAGTAVAIAKQNNLPITEAPVKIIEEIQQQLLRDGCFLPNYANKDEKDIALKAKITASSEALLFGAGPESKGSHEGLKIWEDQPQYEIEKLEYRKGQLIAVGSKQINKIEVCLRNNSDKAQQFSVELKKSEHIWDYSVNRGEILAEAELSIEPGLHWVEWPVNLDNAPAGEFVRLDILPNPELEWLCAGKIESGHMAMYQISAEKMRRFGNGQTLSFKVNPPQPCFGPQNVISGVTRPHRFTNLWKSDPNLPLSQYLQLTWENTKNIKEVELTFPGHLLREYHAYGPFYQDPQCPKDFEILAFKDSKWETVLTVKENFQRQVKYSFEGIETAQLRVQVNATNGDPSAQIYEIRCYE from the coding sequence ATGCAGACTTTAAAAGAAAAATATGAACTGGTAGTTGTTGGAGGCGGTTTGGCTGGTTTTTGTGCGGCTGTTGCGGCAGCACGTTTAGGCACTAAAACCTGTATCATTCAGAATCGTCCCGTTTTTGGCGGAAACAGTTCATCCGAGATACGTGTTACTCCTCATGGAGCTTGTGCATTTCATGCTTACGCAAGAGAAACAGGAATTATTTCGGAGTTATTGATAGCCGAGCGTGCAGCAAATCACGAAGAAATTTTCGAAAATGGCTGGACAAACAGCATTTGGGATTTAACTTTATACAATCTCGCACAATCAACGCCAAATCTTACGATCAAAGTAAATACTGATGTGTTTGAAGTAGAAAAAGAAGGTCGTACTATTAAAAGTGTAAAAGGCAGAGTGCAAAACACAGAAACTGATATTTTATTTGAAGCAGATACTTTTATAGATGCATCAGGAGACGGAATTGTTGCTGATTTAGCAGGCTGTGAATTCCGTTTGGGAAGCGAAGCTAAAAGCGAATTTAACGAACCTCACGCACCAGAAACAGCAAGCAAAGATGTAATGGGAAGTTCCATTCATTTCAAAACAAAATATATCGGAAAAGAATGCAGTTATAAAGCGCCAGACTGGGCAATGCATTATGAAGATGCCAGTTTCTTTTACAAGCAGGGAAGACCTCCAAAACAAAAAAAAGGAGGTTATTGGTGGATTGAAATCGGAGTTCCGTACAACACAATTACAGACAATGAAACCATTAGACACGAATTGACACGTCACGCGCTTGGAGTTTGGGATTGGATGAAAAACAAAGATCCTAAAATGAAGGAAATTGTTAAAGAATACGCTTTGGACTGGGTAGGTCAGGTTCCAGGAAAAAGAGAAAGCCGCCGCATTATGGGGCAGTATCTTATGACTGAACATGATCCGCAGAACTGTACCGTTTTTGATGATGAAATCGCTTTTGGAGGCTGGTTTATCGATCTTCATACTCCCGGAGGTTTATTAGCTGCAAACAGTGAACCCGCAAGTAATGAGAACTATTCTACGTTTTCAGAATATGCCGTAAAAAGCTATGCAGGACCTTATGGAATTCCGCTGAGAAGTTTGATTGCTAAAGACATGGATAATCTAATGATGGCAGGAAGAAATGTAAGTGTTACGCATGCCGCTCTTGGAACGGTAAGGGTTATGAATACCACGGCGCTTATGGGACAGGCAGCAGGAACAGCAGTGGCTATTGCCAAACAGAATAATCTGCCGATAACGGAAGCGCCTGTTAAAATTATTGAGGAAATTCAGCAGCAGTTATTACGTGACGGATGTTTTCTTCCGAATTATGCCAATAAAGATGAAAAAGATATTGCGCTTAAAGCGAAAATAACGGCTAGCAGTGAAGCTTTATTGTTTGGTGCAGGCCCAGAAAGCAAAGGCTCTCATGAAGGCCTCAAAATTTGGGAAGATCAGCCGCAATATGAAATTGAAAAATTAGAATACAGAAAAGGCCAGTTGATCGCTGTTGGTTCAAAACAAATAAATAAAATTGAAGTTTGCCTTCGAAATAATTCAGATAAAGCACAGCAGTTTTCTGTCGAACTAAAAAAGTCAGAGCATATCTGGGATTACAGCGTAAATAGAGGCGAAATTTTAGCGGAAGCGGAATTATCCATAGAACCGGGATTACATTGGGTAGAATGGCCTGTTAATTTAGATAATGCTCCAGCTGGCGAATTTGTTCGTCTGGATATTTTACCAAATCCAGAATTGGAATGGTTGTGCGCAGGAAAAATTGAATCGGGACACATGGCAATGTATCAGATCAGTGCTGAGAAAATGAGAAGATTTGGAAATGGGCAAACGTTAAGTTTCAAAGTGAATCCGCCACAGCCTTGCTTTGGGCCTCAAAATGTAATCAGCGGGGTTACTAGACCACATCGTTTTACAAATTTATGGAAATCAGATCCTAATTTGCCGTTATCTCAGTATTTACAATTAACTTGGGAAAATACAAAAAATATTAAAGAAGTAGAACTGACTTTTCCAGGACATCTGCTGAGAGAATATCACGCATACGGACCATTTTATCAGGATCCGCAATGTCCGAAAGACTTTGAAATTTTAGCTTTTAAAGATAGTAAATGGGAAACTGTTTTAACTGTAAAAGAAAATTTCCAAAGACAAGTAAAATACAGTTTTGAAGGCATTGAAACGGCTCAGCTTAGAGTGCAGGTAAATGCAACAAATGGAGATCCTTCGGCACAGATCTATGAAATAAGATGTTATGAATAA